A stretch of the Perca fluviatilis chromosome 17, GENO_Pfluv_1.0, whole genome shotgun sequence genome encodes the following:
- the cldn5b gene encoding claudin-5b: MLAACLEFLGLALCLTGSLLAMVACGLPMWKVTAFIDSNIVVAQTIWDGLWMSCVVQSTGQMQCKVHDSVLALTQDLQTARALTVISAVLGVVALTVTVAGAQCTNCIKDETVKAKVVNAGGVIYIVSGLFVLVPLCWMANNIIVDFHNPQVPPSKKREIGAAIYIGWAATALLLLGGTLLCCSFSQGVRGAYYPKYAPTKTITSNGDLSLKKHYV, from the coding sequence ATGCTTGCTGCGTGCCTGGAGTTCCTGGGCTTGGCGCTCTGCCTCACGGGCTCGCTGCTCGCGATGGTCGCGTGCGGGCTGCCCATGTGGAAGGTGACCGCCTTCATCGACTCCAACATCGTGGTGGCTCAGACCATCTGGGACGGCCTGTGGATGTCGTGCGTGGTGCAGAGCACGGGCCAGATGCAGTGCAAGGTGCACGACTCGGTGCTGGCGCTGACGCAGGATCTGCAGACGGCCCGGGCCCTCACCGTCATCTCGGCGGTGCTCGGGGTCGTGGCGCTCACGGTGACGGTCGCCGGGGCGCAGTGCACCAACTGCATCAAGGACGAGACGGTGAAGGCGAAGGTGGTGAACGCCGGGGGCGTCATTTACATCGTGAGCGGGCTCTTCGTGCTCGTCCCGCTCTGCTGGATGGCCAACAACATCATCGTGGACTTCCACAACCCGCAGGTCCCGCCGTCCAAGAAGCGCGAGATCGGCGCGGCGATCTACATCGGCTGGGCCGCcacggcgctgctgctgctcggCGGGACTCTGCTCTGCTGCTCCTTCTCCCAGGGGGTGAGGGGCGCCTACTACCCCAAGTACGCCCCCACCAAGACGATCACATCCAACGGGGACTTGAGCCTTAAGAAGCATTATGTATAA